A genomic stretch from Mycobacterium cookii includes:
- a CDS encoding amidohydrolase family protein codes for MIEHPDGTRTPLIDASVHIFFSSNKELRSVLREPFKSRGFPDYEMDWYGAPGGEYAPNTEGPDRQYPGSDPDIVGNELFSKRGVDVAVLHPMARGIMPDRHLGSALHAAHNEMMVSKWLEHSQFGDRFRGTIRVNPDDIAGALKEIEKWRGHPRVVQIGIPLQSREVYGKPQFWPLWEAAADACLPVAAHIEVGSGIANPPTPNGNTRTYEHYVSFMALNYVYHQMNMIAEGVFERFPGLKFVWGDGAADFITPFIWRMDTFGRPHLEQTPWAPRIPSDYLPGHVYFVQGSLDGPGDTDFAGEWFGFTGKDDMVMFGSSYPHWQCGDIKKLPKALSTEQRDKVCWRNAAELYGIDIAVGSGAQ; via the coding sequence GTGATCGAGCACCCGGACGGGACGCGCACACCGCTGATCGACGCCAGCGTGCACATCTTCTTCTCGTCCAACAAGGAATTGCGCTCGGTTCTGCGCGAGCCGTTCAAGAGCCGGGGCTTCCCCGACTACGAGATGGACTGGTACGGGGCGCCGGGCGGCGAATACGCGCCCAACACCGAGGGACCCGATCGCCAGTACCCGGGCTCTGACCCCGACATCGTCGGCAACGAACTGTTTTCGAAGCGCGGGGTGGATGTGGCCGTCCTGCATCCGATGGCGCGCGGCATCATGCCGGACCGGCATCTGGGCTCCGCGCTGCACGCCGCGCACAACGAGATGATGGTGTCGAAGTGGCTGGAGCACAGCCAGTTCGGCGACCGGTTCCGCGGCACGATTCGAGTGAACCCCGACGACATCGCCGGCGCGCTGAAGGAGATCGAAAAGTGGCGCGGCCACCCTCGGGTGGTGCAAATCGGTATCCCGCTGCAGTCCCGCGAGGTCTACGGCAAACCGCAGTTCTGGCCGCTCTGGGAAGCGGCGGCCGATGCGTGCCTACCCGTCGCGGCGCACATCGAGGTCGGCTCGGGCATCGCCAATCCACCGACGCCGAACGGCAACACCCGCACCTACGAGCACTACGTCAGCTTCATGGCGCTGAACTACGTGTACCACCAGATGAACATGATCGCCGAGGGAGTCTTCGAGCGCTTTCCCGGCCTGAAATTCGTCTGGGGCGACGGCGCCGCCGATTTCATCACGCCGTTCATCTGGCGGATGGACACCTTCGGCCGGCCGCACCTCGAGCAGACTCCATGGGCGCCGCGGATTCCCAGCGACTACCTGCCCGGGCACGTGTACTTCGTCCAGGGCAGCCTCGACGGACCCGGCGACACCGATTTCGCCGGCGAATGGTTCGGATTCACCGGCAAGGACGACATGGTGATGTTCGGCTCTAGCTACCCGCACTGGCAGTGCGGTGACATCAAGAAGTTGCCAAAGGCCCTTTCCACCGAGCAGCGCGACAAGGTGTGCTGGCGCAACGCCGCCGAGCTCTACGGCATAGACATCGCCGTCGGCTCAGGCGCACAGTAG
- a CDS encoding amidohydrolase family protein, which translates to MTLTHSQERVPAAERIAVRCVDSDVHPVPRRGELVPYIPEPWRSKYFLSRNVGDQIYYDAPDYAHAYAMRTDAFPPDGEFPGSDPDMAFRQLIMEAGSDIGILEPGAYPARMPEAQHAMAAALNEWQAHHWLDSHNNWHERWRGSICAAIEEPEESAREIEKWAGHPYMAQILIKAEPRPSWGHPKYDPIWSAASKHDMPVSCHLSRSQFDELPAPPVGYPSYNHDFMVTYSLLAANQVMSLIFDGVFDRFPTLRIVFVEHAFTWILPLMWRMDAIYEARKSWVDIKRKPSEYVKDHIKFTTQPLDYPEDKTELTRTLEWMECEKILLFSSDYPHWTFDDPRWLVKHLPKHARDAVMYKNGIATYHLPETVPVLEGQVRVL; encoded by the coding sequence ATGACGCTGACCCATTCGCAGGAGCGTGTTCCGGCCGCGGAGCGCATCGCCGTGCGGTGCGTCGACTCGGATGTCCACCCGGTGCCGCGGCGCGGCGAGCTGGTCCCGTACATCCCCGAACCGTGGCGCAGCAAGTACTTTCTGAGTCGCAATGTGGGCGACCAGATCTACTACGACGCCCCCGACTACGCGCACGCCTACGCGATGCGCACCGATGCCTTCCCGCCGGACGGCGAGTTCCCCGGCAGCGACCCGGACATGGCGTTCCGCCAGCTGATCATGGAAGCGGGTTCCGACATCGGCATTCTGGAACCCGGCGCCTACCCGGCCCGGATGCCCGAGGCGCAGCACGCGATGGCCGCCGCACTGAATGAGTGGCAGGCCCACCACTGGCTCGACAGCCATAACAACTGGCACGAGCGGTGGCGCGGATCGATCTGCGCGGCGATCGAGGAGCCCGAAGAGTCGGCTCGCGAGATCGAGAAGTGGGCCGGGCACCCCTACATGGCGCAGATTCTGATCAAGGCCGAACCGAGGCCGTCATGGGGCCACCCGAAGTACGACCCGATCTGGTCCGCAGCCAGCAAGCACGACATGCCCGTGAGCTGCCACCTGTCCCGCAGCCAGTTCGACGAGCTGCCGGCCCCGCCGGTGGGATACCCCAGCTACAACCACGACTTCATGGTCACCTACTCGCTGCTGGCCGCCAACCAGGTGATGAGCCTGATCTTCGACGGTGTCTTCGACCGCTTCCCGACGTTGCGGATCGTGTTCGTCGAGCACGCGTTCACCTGGATCCTGCCGCTGATGTGGCGGATGGACGCGATCTACGAAGCGCGCAAGTCGTGGGTCGACATCAAGCGCAAGCCGTCGGAATACGTCAAGGACCACATCAAATTCACCACGCAGCCGCTGGATTACCCGGAGGACAAGACCGAGCTGACCCGCACGCTGGAGTGGATGGAGTGCGAGAAGATCCTGCTGTTCTCCTCGGACTACCCGCACTGGACCTTCGACGACCCGCGCTGGTTGGTCAAGCACCTGCCCAAGCACGCCCGGGATGCGGTGATGTACAAGAACGGCATCGCGACCTACCACCTTCCCGAGACGGTTCCCGTCCTTGAGGGTCAAGTCCGGGTGCTCTGA
- a CDS encoding Rieske (2Fe-2S) protein, with amino-acid sequence MPSENAGPETKRPEPRLAQGREHVVATVGEIPPGKHKMVPIGRHGVGVYNVNGTFYAIANYCPHQGGPLCSGRPRGRTIVDETAPGDAVMVRDMEYIYCPWHQWGFELATGTTAVKPEWSIRTYPVRVVGDDVVVQA; translated from the coding sequence TTGCCTTCCGAAAACGCAGGGCCAGAGACCAAGCGGCCCGAGCCCCGACTTGCCCAGGGTCGCGAGCACGTTGTCGCCACCGTCGGCGAAATCCCGCCGGGCAAGCACAAAATGGTCCCGATCGGGCGGCACGGGGTCGGCGTCTACAACGTCAACGGCACCTTCTACGCCATCGCGAATTACTGCCCGCACCAAGGCGGTCCGCTGTGCTCGGGGCGTCCCCGGGGACGCACCATCGTGGACGAGACCGCGCCCGGTGATGCCGTGATGGTGCGCGATATGGAATACATCTACTGCCCTTGGCACCAATGGGGTTTCGAGCTGGCGACCGGCACGACCGCGGTCAAGCCGGAATGGAGCATCCGCACCTACCCGGTGCGAGTCGTCGGCGACGACGTCGTGGTGCAAGCCTGA
- a CDS encoding alpha/beta fold hydrolase: protein MSSVEVNGGKVVYEILGESGDLIALTPGGRFSKEIPGLRPLAEALAAGGYRVLMWDRPNCGASDVQFYGQSESHMRAETLHKLVTGLGFDRCILAGGSGGARDSMLTTMLYPELVEKLVVWNIVGGIYGTFVLGSYYIVPSILAVRGTGMDGVIKVPEWRERIEENPDNEKRFLDLDSDQFLKLMLRWLNAFVSKPGQTIPGVDDEMFDRIQVPTLIIRGGENDMDHPKRTSLEVSCLIKGSKLIDPPWPEDAWERASEARARGEVKHFNMFDTWVQAAPAILKFLKS from the coding sequence GTGTCTTCTGTCGAGGTCAACGGTGGCAAGGTCGTTTACGAAATCCTCGGCGAGTCAGGCGATCTCATCGCCCTGACACCCGGTGGCCGGTTCAGCAAAGAGATCCCGGGTCTGCGCCCGCTGGCGGAGGCGCTCGCCGCCGGAGGCTACCGGGTGTTGATGTGGGACCGCCCCAACTGCGGCGCATCCGACGTGCAGTTCTACGGGCAGAGCGAATCGCACATGCGCGCCGAGACCCTGCACAAACTCGTGACCGGGCTCGGCTTCGACCGGTGCATCCTTGCCGGCGGGTCCGGTGGCGCAAGGGATTCCATGCTCACCACGATGCTGTACCCCGAACTCGTGGAGAAGCTCGTGGTGTGGAACATCGTCGGCGGCATCTACGGCACGTTCGTCCTCGGGTCGTACTACATCGTCCCCAGCATTCTCGCGGTGCGCGGCACCGGAATGGACGGTGTGATCAAGGTTCCGGAATGGCGCGAGCGCATCGAGGAGAACCCCGACAACGAGAAACGGTTCCTCGACCTCGACTCCGATCAGTTCCTCAAATTGATGCTGCGGTGGCTCAACGCCTTCGTGTCCAAACCAGGACAGACGATTCCGGGTGTCGATGACGAGATGTTCGATCGAATTCAGGTTCCCACGTTGATCATTCGCGGTGGTGAGAACGACATGGATCACCCGAAGCGGACATCGCTGGAAGTCAGCTGCTTGATCAAGGGCTCAAAGCTGATCGACCCGCCGTGGCCGGAGGATGCGTGGGAGCGCGCATCCGAGGCACGCGCACGGGGCGAGGTCAAGCACTTCAATATGTTCGACACCTGGGTGCAGGCCGCCCCGGCCATCCTGAAGTTCCTGAAATCGTGA
- a CDS encoding NADH-ubiquinone oxidoreductase-F iron-sulfur binding region domain-containing protein has translation METSAAPSITIASSPGFTPRLIGGQPGPGREDLTAYRGLGGYQPLAGADELLGEVESAGLLGRGGAGFPLAVKLRAVRDNGRPAGGAIVVANGEEGEPASIKDRWLLRHRPHLILDGLRLATAMVNADRAYVYVSDPDSTSSVEAALAEVGPEVFGGIAVEVWNVEPGYIAGEETAAVRAINGGPVKPTDKPPRPFQEGVGGLPTLVSNVETLANLPYLLRHGSADYRSLGTSLSPGSFLVTLTGAGRPPALYEVPHGLPFTELLALHGVSPNEVRGALLGGYFAGLLDRRVLDATLDHETLRGLGCGLGNGAIAVITDDCPVAVAASVLAYFDRENAGQCGSCFNGTAAMAAVATALRDGVATDEDVARLRRWSVVLRGRGACATLDAATNVAASLLDKFADEVGSHVDNGCQTCQVGAFVADRPYEVEAVSHA, from the coding sequence ATGGAGACCAGCGCCGCACCGTCAATCACCATCGCCTCGTCGCCCGGCTTCACGCCCAGGCTGATCGGCGGTCAACCCGGGCCTGGCAGAGAAGATCTGACCGCGTACCGCGGACTCGGTGGCTACCAGCCTCTTGCCGGTGCGGACGAACTGCTCGGCGAGGTCGAATCCGCTGGGCTGCTGGGTCGCGGTGGGGCCGGTTTTCCGCTCGCAGTCAAGTTGCGGGCGGTGCGCGACAACGGTCGGCCTGCCGGTGGAGCCATCGTCGTGGCGAACGGCGAAGAGGGAGAACCGGCTTCGATCAAGGACCGGTGGCTGCTGCGGCACCGGCCGCATCTGATTCTCGACGGGCTGCGGCTTGCCACCGCGATGGTGAACGCCGACCGTGCCTACGTCTACGTGTCCGACCCCGATTCCACGTCCAGTGTCGAAGCCGCTCTGGCCGAGGTCGGGCCGGAAGTGTTCGGCGGCATCGCGGTTGAGGTGTGGAATGTCGAGCCCGGATACATCGCCGGCGAGGAAACCGCGGCGGTCCGCGCGATAAACGGCGGTCCGGTCAAACCCACCGACAAGCCGCCGCGGCCGTTCCAGGAGGGCGTCGGGGGCCTACCCACGCTGGTGAGCAATGTGGAGACGCTGGCCAACCTGCCATACCTGCTGCGCCACGGGTCAGCCGATTACCGATCACTGGGCACGTCGCTGTCTCCCGGCAGCTTCCTGGTCACGCTCACCGGTGCCGGTCGGCCGCCAGCCCTCTACGAAGTACCGCACGGTCTGCCGTTCACCGAGCTGCTTGCCCTGCACGGTGTTTCACCGAACGAAGTCCGAGGTGCGCTGCTGGGCGGCTACTTCGCCGGCTTGCTCGACCGCCGCGTGCTGGATGCGACGCTGGACCACGAGACGCTACGCGGGCTCGGCTGCGGGTTGGGCAACGGCGCGATTGCCGTGATCACCGACGACTGCCCGGTCGCCGTCGCGGCTTCGGTGCTGGCGTATTTCGACCGCGAGAACGCCGGGCAGTGCGGCTCGTGTTTCAACGGGACGGCGGCGATGGCCGCGGTCGCCACCGCCCTGCGGGACGGCGTCGCCACCGATGAGGATGTCGCCCGGTTGCGCCGGTGGTCGGTGGTGCTTCGCGGACGTGGCGCCTGCGCGACGTTGGACGCCGCGACCAACGTCGCCGCGAGCCTGCTCGACAAGTTTGCCGATGAGGTCGGCAGCCATGTCGACAATGGTTGCCAGACATGCCAAGTCGGCGCTTTCGTCGCCGACCGACCCTACGAGGTGGAGGCGGTGAGCCACGCGTGA
- a CDS encoding ferredoxin has translation MRIRLDRTVCDGFGVCAKHAPEYFSLDDWGYASLEGSGDVAEADRDAVMRALLDCPVHAITEWGEHRGGPHPMSECTDEDPAEHLKTEANEAEWGFTR, from the coding sequence GTGAGAATCCGTCTCGACCGCACGGTGTGCGACGGCTTCGGGGTATGCGCCAAGCACGCGCCGGAATACTTCTCGCTCGACGACTGGGGCTATGCGTCGCTGGAGGGCAGCGGCGACGTGGCCGAAGCTGACCGCGACGCGGTGATGCGGGCGTTGCTGGATTGCCCGGTGCACGCGATCACCGAGTGGGGTGAGCATCGCGGCGGTCCGCATCCGATGTCGGAGTGCACCGACGAGGATCCGGCCGAACATCTCAAAACCGAAGCGAACGAAGCCGAGTGGGGGTTCACCCGTTGA
- a CDS encoding thiolase C-terminal domain-containing protein, whose protein sequence is MTGRPLPLITQDNEFFWTSGADGKLRLQECADCTALIHPPAPVCRYCRSHNLTVRAVSGRATLAGFTVNHRFSVPGLPAPYVVAQVALAEDPRVRLTTNIVECDPEQLELGQQVEVVFEQHEDVWLPLFRLLEDAAPAALPIDEIAPERFGEYVRPMLTADKFEDKVALTGIGMSEIGRRLMVPPLSLTVVACEAAVADAGLTLDDIDGLSTYPGGGNLGGFGEGGVTALEAALGIRPTWHNGGIETFGPGGSVIAAMLAVAGGLARHVLCFRTLWEATFNEQMKQGKIPVSGGRRADWLLPFGATSAAHTLAQNAQRHFHRYGTTKETLGWIALNQRANAEINPTAVYRSPMTMDDYLNARPITTPFGLYDCDVPCDGAIAVIVSAVDAARDTAKPPVLVDAVGTQIIERIDWDQSTLTHEPQVLGQAAHLWSRTSLTPQDVDVAELYDGFTMNCLSWIEALGFCGIGEAKEFLDGGKNIARDGQLPLNTHGGQLSHGRTHGMGLLHEAITQLRGEAGERQVAGARVGVVSSGGLTPSGVLLLRAES, encoded by the coding sequence TTGACCGGGCGCCCGCTGCCGCTGATCACTCAAGACAACGAATTCTTCTGGACGTCAGGCGCGGACGGAAAGCTGCGCTTGCAGGAATGTGCGGATTGCACTGCCCTCATCCATCCACCCGCACCGGTGTGCCGGTACTGTCGCTCGCACAACCTGACCGTTCGGGCGGTGTCAGGCCGGGCCACGCTGGCCGGCTTCACCGTCAACCATCGATTCAGTGTGCCCGGCTTGCCCGCTCCGTACGTCGTCGCCCAAGTCGCCCTCGCCGAAGACCCACGGGTGCGGCTGACCACCAACATCGTCGAATGTGACCCGGAGCAACTGGAATTGGGCCAACAGGTCGAGGTGGTCTTCGAGCAGCATGAGGACGTCTGGCTGCCGCTGTTTCGTCTCCTCGAGGATGCCGCCCCTGCCGCGCTGCCGATCGACGAGATCGCACCGGAACGCTTCGGCGAGTACGTCCGGCCGATGCTCACGGCGGACAAGTTCGAAGACAAGGTGGCGCTCACCGGAATCGGCATGTCGGAGATCGGCCGACGGCTGATGGTTCCGCCGCTGTCGCTGACAGTTGTGGCCTGCGAGGCCGCCGTCGCCGACGCCGGGCTGACCCTCGACGACATCGACGGCTTGTCGACCTACCCCGGCGGCGGCAACCTCGGTGGCTTCGGCGAAGGCGGCGTCACCGCACTCGAAGCGGCGCTGGGCATTCGGCCGACATGGCACAACGGCGGGATCGAAACCTTCGGTCCCGGCGGATCGGTGATCGCCGCGATGCTCGCCGTCGCCGGCGGGCTGGCCCGCCATGTGCTGTGCTTCCGGACGCTGTGGGAAGCCACCTTCAACGAGCAGATGAAACAGGGCAAAATTCCAGTGTCCGGGGGCCGTCGCGCCGACTGGCTGCTGCCGTTCGGTGCGACGTCGGCGGCACACACCTTGGCGCAGAACGCGCAGCGGCACTTTCACCGCTATGGCACGACGAAAGAGACGCTGGGCTGGATCGCGCTGAACCAGCGCGCGAACGCCGAAATCAATCCCACCGCGGTGTACCGGTCACCGATGACCATGGACGACTACCTCAACGCGCGTCCGATCACCACGCCGTTCGGGCTCTACGACTGCGACGTGCCGTGCGACGGCGCGATCGCGGTGATCGTGTCGGCCGTCGATGCCGCGCGCGACACCGCAAAACCGCCGGTGCTCGTCGACGCGGTCGGGACCCAGATCATCGAGCGAATCGATTGGGACCAAAGCACATTGACCCACGAACCGCAGGTGCTCGGCCAAGCCGCGCACCTGTGGTCGCGCACCTCGCTCACACCGCAGGACGTCGACGTCGCCGAGTTGTACGACGGGTTCACCATGAACTGCCTGTCCTGGATCGAAGCGCTGGGTTTCTGCGGGATCGGCGAGGCGAAGGAGTTTCTGGACGGCGGCAAGAACATCGCCCGCGACGGACAACTCCCGCTGAACACCCATGGCGGGCAGCTGTCGCACGGTCGAACGCACGGCATGGGTCTGCTGCACGAGGCGATCACCCAGTTGCGCGGTGAAGCCGGTGAGCGACAAGTCGCCGGCGCCCGCGTCGGAGTGGTCAGCAGCGGCGGCCTGACGCCGAGCGGGGTGCTGCTGCTGCGAGCCGAGTCATGA
- a CDS encoding alpha/beta hydrolase has product MIQPRLVIVDGVPMSALVAEVPDPRAVIVAIHGGGTTALYFDCPGHPESSLLRAGAARGYTVVALDRPGYGSSAAYPEAMAEPGQRVALAYGAVDKVLNERPRGAGLFLMAHSGGCELALRMAAETQRDDLLGVELAGTGRRYHPAAREILKATTLEHRPAGMRELLWHPTELYPPEVLSGATVYQGAPPYETQMVLNWARQDFPAIAPEVRVPVQFSVAEHEKIWLSDQPALEEIASLFSGAPNFRLNEQRGAAHNISLGHTAADYHASVLEFADTCIGVETG; this is encoded by the coding sequence ATGATTCAGCCGAGACTTGTCATCGTCGACGGGGTTCCGATGTCGGCTCTCGTCGCCGAGGTGCCCGACCCGCGTGCGGTAATCGTTGCGATTCACGGCGGCGGCACCACCGCACTGTATTTCGATTGTCCCGGCCACCCCGAGTCGTCGTTGCTGCGGGCCGGCGCGGCGCGCGGATACACCGTCGTCGCGCTCGACCGGCCCGGGTACGGCAGCTCCGCGGCCTACCCCGAGGCGATGGCCGAACCCGGGCAACGGGTCGCGCTCGCATATGGCGCGGTGGACAAGGTTCTCAACGAACGGCCCCGCGGCGCCGGACTCTTCCTGATGGCCCATTCCGGTGGTTGCGAACTGGCACTGCGGATGGCCGCGGAGACGCAGCGCGACGACCTGCTCGGCGTTGAACTGGCCGGCACCGGCCGTCGCTATCATCCCGCGGCCCGCGAGATCCTCAAAGCGACAACCCTCGAACACCGCCCCGCCGGCATGCGCGAGCTGTTGTGGCATCCCACCGAACTCTATCCGCCCGAAGTCCTCAGCGGTGCAACGGTTTACCAAGGGGCTCCACCCTACGAAACCCAGATGGTGTTGAACTGGGCCCGCCAGGACTTTCCGGCCATTGCGCCTGAAGTTCGGGTGCCGGTGCAGTTCAGCGTCGCCGAGCACGAAAAAATCTGGCTCTCGGATCAGCCTGCGCTGGAGGAGATTGCGTCGCTGTTCTCGGGTGCACCCAATTTCCGACTCAACGAGCAGCGCGGGGCAGCACACAACATCAGCCTCGGCCACACCGCTGCGGACTATCACGCGTCGGTTCTCGAGTTCGCCGACACCTGCATCGGCGTGGAGACCGGGTGA
- a CDS encoding NAD(P)-dependent oxidoreductase, which yields MHVGFIGLGSQGGPMAGRIIDAGFPTTLWARRPESLERYAGTAAKVAASPAELAADSDLVCLCVVGDADVEEVATGEDGVLTGLKPGGIIAIHSTVHPNTCHQLAEKAAAQDVSVIDAPVSGGAPAVAERRLLVMAGGEPDVVDRCRPVFESYADPIVHLGELGSGQTAKLLNNLLFTANLGTAASTLALGEALGVLPDRLTEVISRGSGNSFGLNVLGGDSGLDRLADLAGALLQKDIRLLADLTDRANFTGGAVLDAADATLALMKHPR from the coding sequence ATGCACGTCGGATTCATCGGATTGGGCAGCCAGGGCGGCCCGATGGCCGGACGCATCATCGACGCCGGGTTCCCCACCACGTTGTGGGCGCGCAGGCCGGAGTCGCTGGAGCGGTATGCCGGCACCGCCGCGAAAGTCGCAGCGTCGCCCGCCGAACTCGCGGCCGACAGCGATCTAGTGTGCCTCTGCGTGGTCGGCGATGCGGACGTCGAGGAGGTCGCGACGGGTGAGGACGGGGTGCTGACCGGGCTCAAGCCGGGCGGCATCATCGCGATCCACAGCACCGTGCACCCCAACACCTGCCATCAATTGGCAGAAAAGGCGGCAGCACAGGATGTTTCAGTGATCGACGCGCCAGTGAGCGGGGGTGCGCCGGCCGTGGCGGAACGACGCCTGCTGGTCATGGCCGGTGGCGAGCCCGACGTCGTCGACCGCTGCCGCCCGGTGTTCGAGAGCTACGCCGACCCGATTGTGCACCTGGGTGAGCTCGGCTCCGGACAGACCGCGAAACTGCTGAACAATCTGCTCTTCACCGCGAACCTGGGAACGGCGGCCAGCACCCTGGCACTTGGCGAGGCGCTCGGCGTACTGCCTGATCGCCTTACCGAAGTCATCTCTCGCGGCAGCGGGAACAGCTTCGGTCTCAACGTGCTTGGCGGTGACAGCGGTCTGGATCGGCTGGCAGACCTGGCGGGCGCACTGCTGCAAAAGGACATTCGGCTGCTCGCCGACCTGACCGACCGCGCGAACTTTACCGGCGGAGCTGTGCTGGATGCCGCCGACGCCACGCTGGCCCTGATGAAACACCCACGGTGA